A stretch of Paenibacillus peoriae DNA encodes these proteins:
- a CDS encoding AEC family transporter yields the protein MFGTILLDVVLPIFVLIGFGCIMQYYFRLDLYTLAKINFYYITPAVVFTGLYHSEISLMLMGEVSLFYALYIAILYVISTTVARSLKYSPGMRGAFTNSVMLDNSGNYGLPINQLVFKGDPLAISVQALIMTFQSFVTFTYGTFVVQNGKANTRKILINFLKMPVPYALALGLLLNLLHSPLPNLLAEPLNYISQSMVAVALLTLGAQIVQYPFRLRRTAVYISMVLRLIAGPIVGFLLVLLLGLKGIPAQALLIASGMPTGVNTSILAEEYKNEPDFAAQTVLLSTIMNVITMTLLISVSRHLV from the coding sequence ATGTTCGGCACCATTCTTTTGGACGTTGTTTTACCTATTTTTGTACTTATCGGTTTTGGTTGTATCATGCAATATTATTTTCGACTGGATTTGTATACCTTAGCTAAAATCAATTTTTATTATATCACCCCCGCAGTTGTGTTTACGGGTCTATATCACTCGGAAATTTCTTTAATGCTCATGGGTGAGGTTTCACTTTTTTATGCCTTGTACATAGCTATTCTGTACGTAATCAGTACTACCGTCGCCAGATCGCTGAAATACAGCCCTGGAATGCGTGGAGCTTTTACAAACAGTGTAATGCTAGATAATTCAGGAAATTATGGTCTACCAATCAATCAGTTGGTGTTCAAAGGTGATCCGCTAGCCATTTCCGTTCAGGCTCTGATTATGACCTTTCAAAGCTTTGTTACATTTACATACGGTACTTTTGTTGTACAGAACGGTAAGGCTAACACTCGAAAAATTTTAATTAATTTTTTGAAAATGCCTGTACCTTATGCACTTGCACTAGGTTTGCTCCTAAATCTGTTGCATAGTCCGTTGCCTAATTTACTGGCTGAACCTTTGAATTATATTAGTCAGTCGATGGTTGCCGTGGCTCTGCTTACTTTGGGAGCACAAATTGTGCAATATCCCTTTCGCTTGCGCCGTACAGCCGTGTACATCAGTATGGTACTACGCCTGATTGCTGGTCCAATAGTCGGTTTTCTGCTTGTCTTGCTGCTGGGTCTTAAGGGGATTCCCGCTCAAGCCTTGCTCATTGCATCGGGTATGCCTACCGGAGTTAATACAAGTATTTTGGCGGAAGAATATAAAAATGAACCCGATTTTGCCGCACAAACAGTATTACTTTCAACGATTATGAATGTCATTACGATGACACTGTTAATTTCAGTATCCCGGCATCTTGTTTGA